Genomic window (Methanomassiliicoccales archaeon):
CATCTCCCAATGAAAAAGGACCGTGACCAGGATAAAGGTCGACCGCGCCAAGACTAAGGAGGCGATGGAGAGATTTTACTAATTCATCATAATCCCCGGAAGGGAGGTCCCATCGTCCGACGCTACCCACAAACACGGTATCTCCGCAGATAAGGGATCCCGTTATTTCATCGTAAAGGGCAATACTTCCAATAGTATGTCCAGGTGTGTGATATACTCTGAATTCATGATCACCGCTCGAAAAGACATCGCCCTCCCGAACTGATTTTACGTTGATGGGTTCAGTCTTTATGCCTCCCAATTCTGAGAGAGTTGCCCATCCATCACCTTCGCGTAAGGGCG
Coding sequences:
- a CDS encoding MBL fold metallo-hydrolase, translating into MSVHCLPGVGLDSNIYLVTGNDPFIVDTGTGIRTKHIIDQISRVVSHQKIGRIVLTHRHFDHIGGARFLMKEFGAEVYIHDLDAPPLREGDGWATLSELGGIKTEPINVKSVREGDVFSSGDHEFRVYHTPGHTIGSIALYDEITGSLICGDTVFVGSVGRWDLPSGDYDELVKSLHRLLSLGAVDLYPGHGPFSLGDARHQILSALKCLGEI